DNA sequence from the Pseudomonas fluorescens Q2-87 genome:
TATGCGCAAAAATGGCTGACAGATTACTCCTCAAGCAACAACAAAGTCGGTTTGTATCCGTTAGGGTATGCGGACTATGAGGACCAACATTGGGACATTACGGAAATAAGTAAGAATCCGGAGGTGGTCACGATAAAAAACAGTGCCACCGGCCTGAACCTTTTTGCCAACAACAATGCTGGCATTGGCGTCTATAATCCAGACTATCCCGACCAACATTTCACTATACAGACGTTCACTGTCAACGCAGAAAACATTCCTGAGGGGGTGACCTTTAGGATTATGAATGCGCAAACAGGAAAATATATTACCATCAGCGACGCAGGAAAAGCCTATATCGCGGACACCGACCAAAACAACCAACTATTTTATATAAAAAACCTTGATGGGGATCTGAAAATATGCAGCGTCGCGTATAACTCATACCTCACTTTTTATTGGAACGACAACGACAGTGAATTGGCCACCTGTTCAATGGAATACAATGCTTACGAGCATAGCCCCGACCAGGTATGGGAATTCAGCACCGACCCTGAACTCGCCGGCGTGTATATAAAGAACAAACTGGGCATCCAAAAAGGCATGCCTAACCTTTATTACAATACCAATGGCGTGTTCGGCTTATACTCTGGTAGCTTTCCAGATCAGCTTTGGGTCTTTCAGCTAGAAACAACCGATCCCTCTTAAAGAAGCAAAACAGAGGGATTTATTTGAAAAAAGGTCTTGTTAAGCAAGACCTTTTTATTTTACAACGGCAGCTGAGCGCTACCTCACCACAACAATATCCAGCGTCCGATTCGCCAACAGCTCACTCAACTCAATCACCTGCAAAATCCTCAACGCCACATGCCGCCGCGGTCCTTCAAGATCAAACGCCAAATCACTGATCATCGCGTTTGCCGAAGCCAAGCTCTCACTGAGATTCGCAAGCAAACATTCAGAATCAACATCAGCAGCAATGCGGAAAATGGTGTTGGGATTGTCAGACGTTTCGCTTTTAGGCTTCAACTTCAAATAGAAATCCAAAGCTCGCGTGGCAGCGTCGTCGATTTTTTTTGTTGCGGGCGGACTGGGAGCGGAAGACGTGTTCGTCTGTATCAGGAGGATTCGGAGTAACTTTCGCCATCTACTTAGGTTCCTGTAAGTGATGCTGAAGCCATCTCGCGACTAAACCCAATCACTGATGAGCAGTGACAGGTCCCAAACTACCGATGCAGCCCGAGGCGAACAAGCCGGCGGATTCTGGCGTAGTT
Encoded proteins:
- a CDS encoding DUF6124 family protein, coding for MKLKPKSETSDNPNTIFRIAADVDSECLLANLSESLASANAMISDLAFDLEGPRRHVALRILQVIELSELLANRTLDIVVVR